ACAGGCTCCTCCCTCAGCTCCCTCAGGTCTTTGCACAAGGTCACATGGGGAAGCTGCCTCTGGACATCCTACGCAAATTCCAACCCTCCCTTGCTTCTCCTGTACAAACTTCTTCATGCATTACCCTGTGACGTCCTTTCCCAGCTGCATGTAAACTCCACAAAGGTAAGGTAgggatgttttgttttttatttggtttAGTGTGGTTTCCTGTTATATTTCCAATGCCTAGAAAAGTTCCAGCTAAAAGTCGACCTTGAATAAATACTGATTGAATaaacgagtgaatgaatgaatatatgagaaGAGCCTCTAACTCATTTCTCTAGTGAGGTACCTTGTCTACATGCTCTCCCTCTGTGCACTTTTCTAGATGACTAGatgagaggaaaacaaaggccaGCCCTGTTTCTGAGAGTGCCAGGACCCGGCAGAAGGTCCCTGAAGAGAAGTCTCTGGAGCCCTTTGAAGCTGACATTGAACCTTGGTGGAATGTAAGTGTTCTATACACCAGTGGGGACAGTGGCTGGCTGAATATTGTGGaaggtagaaagaatgaatttaaATTCTTCCAAAGGAAGTATTGTTCTGACTGTGTCTGACTGATGCCAAAATAAATATGAGAGGAAAAAGTCAATTCATCCCTTTTGAGTGCTATGTACATAAAAGCACCTTTTAACTCTGCCTCCGGCTTTTTTTGACATTGTTGTTGATATATACACGAGCCTAAGGAGACACTGTCTATTGCTAtgattattattaaatgaaaattttattcagCAATTGCAGGTCTGCTGTTGGACGCAGGCTCTGAATGGTCACGGACTCAGGCTGTGTCACATCAGCGTTTTGTAGTGTCTGACCCCCCTTCTACAGCAGACATACTCCAAATCAATGTCCTTGATGCTTAAACTGTCTCTCAATAGCTTCGGGGTTGCCCTGGCTAGAGATGTCCACAGGCCGCTGGTGTGGGCTGCCAAATGTTGGGGCTGCCCTTTAATAACTTCCCTGGGAATTAAAACTTTCTGGTGGCTGGCAGAACCCTTTGCTTTGGTTGTTGTCTGGAAAGATTTGAGGGTCTAAGCCACCTTGTTTGTCTCTTATCTTTGTGCTGTCCTggtttcagcttttttttttttttttttttctgtagaaagGTCCAAGTCTATAATCCTATGGCCACAGATGTGGTAAAGAGAAATACCCACCTTTCCTGCCCCATCACTGAACGCAGCTCTTAGTAACATTTAGCACAAGAACAGGATATTGGCAACTCAACTGTTAAACCTCTCTGTGATTATGCTTCCTTGAGATCACTCTGATGTCACCAGTGTAATCTGAGCCTGGAGCTTTTGTTCACACTTTAAATAGCAGTCACGGAATGATTTTGCTACAGACTCTCTGGGGAGCCCGGGAGCTGAATTCCCGAAGATTCACACATCGATGAAAGCCAAGGCAAGCCACCCGGCCAGAAGCATGTCCACCTCATTGCGAGTAAGCCCGTCCATCCACGGCTACCACTTCGACACAGCCTCACGTAAGAAAGCCGTGGGCAACATCTTTGAAAACATAGACCAAGAAGCATTACAGAGGCTCTTCAAAAACTCTGGGGACAAGAAAGCAGAGGAGAGAGCTAAGATCATTTTGGCCATAGATCAAGATTTGGAGGAGAAAACACGAGCCCTGATGGCTCTGAAGAAGAGGACGAAAGACAAGCTTTTCCAATTTCTGAAACTGCGGAAATATTCCATCAAAGTTCACTGAGGACCAGAGGATGGAGAAGGACATTAGCCAAGACCGGACATTTAAAGACCAAGCCAGTCTATGAAACCTAACGCGCACAGCATCTTGTTGCTGCCTTGTAAGTTTCTCTTCCATAGGAACAGAACGAACTTGTTACAAAGACTCCCAACTAATTCCACGCCTGTGCTGTTACAGTGgagaaggaaatgctttcagcaagGACTGGAAAACTCCCCCTGCGGGAAAAGGACCGATGCTGATGTCAGGGGCGAGTCTGGACAGACATAATGAGAACTGAAACTGAAGATAACAGAAGTCTGGGGAAGAATGGAGGCCACGGTCTCCCAGTCAGGCCCTAGGACTTAAACTCAacctgaacttttttttcttaaccaaaCTGGGTAGGGGGAGGGAAATGGGGAACAGGAGAGAGAATTCCATGCTGCAAttgtttactgaattttttatttgaatgttcAAAGTGTTGCCAAGCTTCAATGTTGTctattggtagattttttttttagagatcagtaattgattatttatttgcatttattacaATGCCTTAAAAAGTGCACCACATGGGTGTAAGTACAAATTCAAGGAACTGCATTATTTTCAGCAGCTCAGTGAAACCGTACGCCACCTTCTGGTTTGTAAGGGGTTTTTACGTATTTCAAACTGCTTGcccaaaagttaaaataataggGTCCTTCATAAATCCGAAGTACTGTGaacaaattttatagtttttttaatcttctaacTAATGCTAAAATATAACCTAAATTTCTTACAGTTACTGCAATAAGCATTAGGAAGTGAATATGATACACTTAATAGTTTATAAAGATGCTATGGTTTCTATAATTTATTATTCATGACAAATGATATGCAaccttaataaattattataaacttAGTTGCTCTTGGTGTGTGATGATTGGTCTCAAAGGAAAAGTAAGatggtaatttttattattataaactttTATAAGCTTTTCTAAGGATTTTACTCTGTAAGAGGTGCTTTTAAAGAAGCTTTGCATTGCCACCTTGTTCAAAGCAAATTCTTACCTCAAGTATCTAGGAAGTTTCTCTGTCCCGACTTTAAAATATAAGATACAGGCATAGAATTCACAGAGTGGCTCATCAGTATTGTTTATGTATCCGTAGAGGGTGAGTTTCAAAAGGTTTTTCTCTCCATATTTTTGACGTTTTTCCTCTGTGGCTATGGTAGCTGTGTACATTTATTTCTCCCAAAACAATATATCTGAGGGTCAGAGTCTGAATTACGATCAAGATTTTGTGGCTTATCaatgtttatttaatataaacCAATATGGGAATAACATTGCAGTCTCTTTGCTTATGTCctcataaaattataataaaatatttctaagaaggTACATAGCAATGCCTGCTGCACTTTCCtagcagaaataaattttaaaatttccctagaAATTAAGTGTTTCAGAAGCATCTACAAAGGTTTTTGAAACTGCTGATCATAGTAAAACAAAAGTGAAAGATCTGAAATCTTTGGGGAGAGTTATAAGTCagtttttaaataacatattttttaaaaaagaaattaagtagtCAAGTCGGTTTTCAAATGTTAATCGATTCATTTACTGAAGATAATATAAATCATTCcatttaaaaaggattttttttacgTGACAGCATCCATAAAAAACACAGATCAATAtgcaaaactgtgtgtgtgtgcatttttcctGGAGGAGTATTTCTAATTTCCATCAGATTTGCAAAGACATCCATGAAACCAAAATTAgttaagaacaaaaaagaaggagTTCTGACAGGTGGAAGGCTTGGCTAGTGATGGTATTTGGGGATCATCAAAGTGAAGGCTTTGGAAATGAATAAGCTTCCTACCTCTCATAGGGCCTGTCAGTGACACATTTTCTCTGTCCATCTAGGGTGCCCCAAAGACAGTGATAAACTGCTTGGGAAGGAAATTTAGTAAGTTACTCCCGCAGAGAAGTTATCAGACTCCACAATCTCCGTGAACATGTTCAACTTCTCTTCCACTCCAAGACTTTAAACACATCTCAGATGCTGAACGTCATTCAAAGGTTGAGTTTATTATACGTACTCATAACTAcattctctgcctctgttgtttTCAATAGAGTACAATGCATATCTTACCCACTTTTCACATCACTGTATATTAACTTAGTTTACTTGcaggatattattattattttctgactgCAGGACCATAACATGGGGAACAAATTAAAAGGCAGTTGGGATATGATCCACAATGGTGTGGAGAATAATAATTCTTTCTGTAGACTATTACACAAGCGTGGCATCCTTCTCCTTCATGGAGAACAGAAGTTGGAATCAATGCACAAGGATGATTTTTAACTTcgtgatatttttattatttaatgtgaGGTGGAAGGATCCCTCATTAGAACAGGTAGGATTAGTTCTGTTCAGAAATCCTTCAACGGCACAAGGACGACCGAATATATGTCAAGACATCGCAttataatagaagaaataaaagcaacgaAGGCGAAATAgctcattaatatttttctatcatCAGGATCATAAGAATAACAACTAACTTTCACTAGTGCTTACTATTCACCAGACAATTTTCTAAGTGGTTTTCTTGTGTGTGTATTAAATCACTTCATTAGTACCGTGATATAAAAGCAtgcgtgtgcatgcatgtgtctatgtatgtatagtaatgaaactgaagcacagagaggtgcaGTAAATTTCCCAATAACACACAGCTAATGAAGGCAGGAATCAAACCCAGAGAGCCTTCATTCCGAACCACTAGGTTAGACTGCTCCTCTAGGAGGAACTAAATTTCTCTTTTATCCTTTGAAGTGACAATTACTTATATGCTAGTaagaaagacaggaaaacaaacccTCTGATAAATCATTTTTATCTGATCTGTgtctatttgtctatttatttggCACTTGCACTTCATGCGGAAAGCTTCTCAATCATTTTAATTGTATCAAAGATTTCTCAGATATAGCCTTTCTAGTCTGCAGTTAAAATAACACCTGGGTTAGCACCTTGGAACAAAAGATCACATCTAAGTTCTCTTCTGAGTCGACAGTCAAGGCTTTGGGTCTGGGTTTGCTCACTGGGGGAAGTTAGAAACTGTGGATTCAAGGTTTTATTCACTCAGTATAAACCTTCTCAGTTCCCAGCCCTGGCCCAGCAGAGGAGGGTTCGTACCCATAGGAATTGCTGACAGATGAGATTTACTGAGAAAGTGACTGcctgatatttttttcctgctgtcCGAGGGTAGTC
The Globicephala melas chromosome 21, mGloMel1.2, whole genome shotgun sequence genome window above contains:
- the TCIM gene encoding transcriptional and immune response regulator codes for the protein MKAKASHPARSMSTSLRVSPSIHGYHFDTASRKKAVGNIFENIDQEALQRLFKNSGDKKAEERAKIILAIDQDLEEKTRALMALKKRTKDKLFQFLKLRKYSIKVH